A genome region from Crossiella equi includes the following:
- a CDS encoding LLM class flavin-dependent oxidoreductase — MRFAIYVPCYGSYGDPALLGELAVLAEESGWDGFFVWDHLVATPPVADPWVTLGAVAVRTSRLVFGPMIVPLPRRRPWKLATEAATVQRLSGGRLRLGLGMGVPRDYALFGEEESASARAARFREGVELLGRFFAGEEVRHEGAHFRVDGVRFGAVEVPLWTSGLWPRRVPFLAAERVDGLFPIIRDEARGGFALPSPEQAAEIKASFVASGGRADADLAVWGSDRVPSAGAVSEYAEAGVTWLLWDGWRLSVAELRAVVAAGPPRGSDTSR, encoded by the coding sequence GTGCGTTTCGCGATCTACGTGCCCTGTTACGGGTCCTATGGCGACCCGGCGCTGCTGGGTGAGCTGGCGGTGCTGGCCGAGGAGTCGGGCTGGGACGGGTTTTTCGTCTGGGACCACCTGGTGGCGACTCCCCCGGTGGCTGATCCGTGGGTGACGCTGGGTGCGGTCGCGGTGCGGACGAGCCGGTTGGTGTTCGGGCCGATGATCGTGCCGTTGCCGCGTCGGCGGCCGTGGAAGCTGGCGACCGAGGCGGCGACGGTGCAGCGGTTGTCGGGTGGGCGGTTGCGGTTGGGGCTGGGCATGGGGGTGCCCCGGGACTACGCGTTGTTCGGCGAGGAGGAGTCGGCTTCGGCGCGGGCGGCGCGCTTCCGGGAGGGTGTGGAGCTGCTGGGCCGGTTCTTCGCCGGGGAGGAGGTGCGGCACGAGGGTGCGCACTTCCGGGTGGACGGGGTGCGGTTCGGGGCGGTCGAGGTGCCGTTGTGGACGAGTGGGTTGTGGCCGCGGCGGGTGCCGTTCCTGGCGGCGGAGCGGGTGGACGGGTTGTTCCCGATCATCCGGGACGAGGCGCGGGGTGGGTTCGCGTTGCCGTCGCCGGAGCAGGCGGCGGAGATCAAGGCCTCGTTCGTGGCCTCGGGTGGCCGGGCGGATGCGGATCTGGCGGTGTGGGGCAGTGACCGGGTGCCGTCGGCGGGTGCGGTGTCGGAGTACGCCGAGGCCGGGGTGACGTGGTTGCTGTGGGACGGGTGGCGGCTGTCGGTGGCGGAGCTACGGGCGGTGGTGGCGGCCGGTCCCCCGCGTGGTTCCGACACCTCCAGGTGA
- a CDS encoding enoyl-CoA hydratase/isomerase family protein, which yields MQLLRLDREPSGLAVLTIDAPPLNLYTRQLQEKLLAAVAELEATPARALLMRAEGKLVSGGVDVRLFDEQADSAAAKQLFDEMLDLPDRLAALPFPTVFAAHGLCLTWAFELAVACDLLLASEKASFGLVENVIGLTPTMGGTQRLAARAGVARAKEFVYTGDRYPAAVLHTWGVVNQVLPAEGFAEAAHTFATRLAAGPTKAHAATKQVLAHYERGGVAEANAHVTTIAAGLFDTEDLRGAVRSFLTEGPGKATFSGK from the coding sequence GTGCAGTTGCTCCGCCTCGACCGGGAGCCGTCCGGCCTGGCCGTGCTCACCATCGACGCGCCGCCCCTGAACCTCTACACCCGGCAGTTGCAGGAGAAGCTCCTGGCGGCGGTCGCCGAGCTGGAGGCCACCCCGGCACGGGCGTTGCTGATGCGGGCGGAGGGCAAGCTGGTCAGCGGTGGTGTGGACGTGCGCCTGTTCGACGAGCAGGCTGACAGCGCGGCGGCCAAGCAGCTCTTCGACGAGATGCTCGACCTGCCCGACCGCCTGGCCGCGCTCCCCTTCCCCACGGTCTTCGCCGCGCACGGCCTCTGCCTCACCTGGGCCTTCGAGCTGGCGGTGGCGTGTGACCTGCTGCTGGCCAGTGAGAAGGCTTCCTTCGGCCTGGTGGAGAACGTGATCGGCCTGACTCCGACCATGGGCGGCACCCAGCGCCTGGCCGCGCGGGCGGGGGTGGCGCGGGCCAAGGAGTTCGTCTACACCGGCGACCGCTACCCGGCAGCGGTCCTGCACACCTGGGGCGTGGTCAACCAGGTCCTCCCCGCGGAGGGCTTCGCCGAAGCGGCCCACACGTTCGCCACCCGGCTGGCCGCGGGTCCGACCAAGGCCCACGCGGCCACCAAACAGGTCCTGGCCCACTACGAACGGGGCGGCGTCGCCGAGGCCAACGCCCACGTCACCACGATCGCCGCGGGCCTGTTCGACACCGAGGACCTGCGGGGTGCCGTCCGCTCCTTCCTCACCGAGGGCCCGGGCAAGGCAACGTTCAGCGGCAAGTAG
- a CDS encoding DUF4232 domain-containing protein — protein sequence MPATTRLAALFCATALLTACGRPTPASAPLPPLPSLPTPPSTTTAAPVCPAEGVLITAEEVEGALGLRALGIVLTNCGTRDYTANGFPRIRVLDENRKPLTITVSNGSAPVSAPDVYDAPPRPVRLRPGDRTTARVLWRNTVTDSTVSPTNGHSLEVAPAAGQPAQIVPVRGGIDLGNTGRLAVNCWADRP from the coding sequence TTGCCCGCAACAACTCGCCTCGCCGCCCTGTTCTGCGCGACCGCCCTGCTCACCGCCTGCGGCCGCCCCACACCGGCCTCGGCCCCGCTGCCGCCGCTCCCGTCCCTGCCCACCCCGCCGAGCACGACCACCGCGGCACCGGTCTGCCCGGCGGAGGGCGTCCTGATCACCGCGGAGGAGGTGGAGGGCGCACTGGGCCTGCGCGCCCTCGGCATCGTCCTCACCAACTGCGGCACCCGGGACTACACCGCGAACGGCTTTCCGAGGATCCGGGTCCTGGACGAGAACCGCAAGCCGCTGACCATCACCGTCAGCAACGGCTCCGCACCGGTCAGCGCCCCGGACGTCTACGACGCCCCACCCCGCCCGGTGCGACTGCGCCCTGGCGACCGCACGACCGCCCGGGTGCTGTGGCGCAACACCGTGACCGACTCGACGGTGTCCCCGACCAACGGCCACTCCCTGGAGGTCGCCCCCGCCGCCGGACAACCGGCCCAGATCGTGCCCGTCCGAGGCGGCATCGACCTGGGCAACACCGGCCGCCTGGCCGTGAACTGCTGGGCCGACCGCCCCTGA
- a CDS encoding DUF4333 domain-containing protein, with the protein MIKWGPWGLVCLGVLVAGCAQRPAAPPAPEQATRVFELDRLEFGVRAALVDRYQLKGLELVRCPPGQPVVAQRRFSCEATVSGHRRQVEVTVRDAGGGLDVGAPR; encoded by the coding sequence ATGATCAAGTGGGGGCCGTGGGGACTGGTCTGCCTGGGGGTGTTGGTGGCGGGCTGTGCCCAGCGGCCTGCCGCTCCCCCGGCGCCGGAGCAGGCCACGCGGGTGTTCGAGCTGGACCGGCTGGAGTTCGGCGTGCGCGCGGCGCTGGTCGACCGGTACCAGCTGAAGGGGCTGGAGCTGGTGCGCTGCCCGCCGGGTCAGCCGGTGGTGGCGCAGCGGCGGTTCTCCTGCGAGGCGACGGTGTCCGGGCATCGGAGGCAGGTCGAGGTGACCGTGCGGGACGCCGGTGGCGGGCTGGACGTGGGGGCACCGCGGTAA
- a CDS encoding MOSC domain-containing protein, which yields MAKVVELTCFPVKGCAGASVADALVGPAGLAGDRSFMVTDETGVFRSQRRDPRLALVHPELRADGEQLVLRAEGFGSVEVAVDVTGPRAEVLMFNNPYSAIDQGSEAAAWLSEVLGEQSRLVRVPPEHGRVTDGLTPGTSGFADSNAVHLLSLSSLAGLNERIVDAGAEALPVSRFRANLVVDGWDAPHVEDEVRRLRVGDVELGYAKLAIRCAVTTVDQVLGVKRGPEPLRSLAKYRRAALGGVAFGSKYAVLRGGKISVGDELDVLEWGASEL from the coding sequence GTGGCGAAAGTGGTGGAGCTGACCTGTTTCCCGGTGAAGGGCTGTGCCGGTGCGTCCGTGGCGGACGCGCTGGTGGGACCGGCCGGGCTGGCGGGCGACCGCAGTTTCATGGTGACCGACGAGACCGGCGTGTTCCGGTCCCAGCGGCGGGACCCCCGGCTGGCGCTGGTGCACCCGGAGCTACGGGCCGACGGCGAGCAGCTGGTGCTCCGCGCCGAGGGCTTCGGGTCGGTGGAGGTCGCGGTGGACGTGACCGGGCCCCGGGCCGAGGTCCTGATGTTCAACAACCCCTACTCCGCGATCGACCAGGGTTCCGAGGCCGCGGCCTGGCTGTCCGAGGTGCTGGGCGAGCAGAGCCGCCTGGTGCGGGTGCCGCCGGAGCACGGCCGGGTGACGGACGGCCTGACGCCGGGCACCTCGGGCTTCGCCGACAGCAACGCGGTGCACCTGCTGTCGCTGTCCTCGCTGGCCGGGCTGAACGAGCGGATCGTGGACGCGGGTGCCGAGGCCCTGCCGGTGTCGCGGTTCCGGGCGAACCTGGTGGTGGACGGCTGGGACGCCCCGCACGTGGAGGACGAGGTGCGGCGCCTGCGGGTCGGTGACGTGGAGCTGGGCTATGCGAAGCTGGCCATCCGGTGCGCGGTGACCACGGTGGACCAGGTCCTGGGCGTGAAGCGGGGTCCGGAGCCGCTGCGGTCGCTGGCGAAGTACCGGCGGGCGGCGCTGGGCGGGGTGGCGTTCGGGTCGAAGTACGCGGTGCTGCGGGGCGGCAAGATCTCGGTGGGCGACGAGCTGGACGTGCTGGAGTGGGGCGCCTCGGAGCTCTGA
- a CDS encoding SRPBCC domain-containing protein — translation MSADTTELPDGRVALRVERELRHPVAKVWRALTTPEHLSAWYPFTVVEFDLRPGGVIRFDDGEGTFYDGEVLEVEPPHVFAFREVDDVLHLALSPTLEGSRLVLTHTFSKSAQYGNYASGWQRCLDELTAVLDKDD, via the coding sequence ATGAGCGCCGACACCACCGAACTGCCCGACGGCCGGGTGGCCCTGCGGGTCGAACGCGAGCTGCGGCACCCCGTGGCCAAGGTCTGGCGGGCGCTGACCACGCCGGAACACCTCAGTGCCTGGTACCCGTTCACCGTGGTCGAGTTCGACCTGCGACCCGGTGGGGTGATCCGGTTCGACGACGGCGAGGGCACCTTCTACGACGGTGAGGTGCTGGAGGTCGAGCCGCCGCACGTGTTCGCCTTCCGCGAGGTCGACGACGTGCTGCACCTGGCCCTGTCCCCCACACTGGAGGGCTCGCGCCTGGTGCTCACCCACACGTTCAGCAAATCCGCGCAGTACGGCAACTACGCCTCGGGCTGGCAGCGCTGCCTGGACGAGCTGACCGCGGTGCTGGACAAGGACGACTGA
- a CDS encoding tyrosine-type recombinase/integrase has translation MLLLEAQESFFLARRSRKDSPHTTAAYRRDLAGISALLAQGLGCAPPELPLARVGAGALREAFGAFAETHAKMSVSRAWSTWNQFMNFCVADGLVAGNPMGAVARPRPAPAMPKPLRGEDTPEQLLSAVASGERKSRDPWPERDLLVVGLGLVTGLRSAEMRALLVSSVVGRPGEQRLHVRGKGSRERSIPISGPMEAVLARYLASCRSRFPHLRFGRESALVLDLRGEPIGRGALQYLVSCCYRAAGIHDRVPTGANLHALRHTFATRLAEDGANAAEIMALLGHANLNTSQNYIEATGREQRAAAVGNRTYRALAEAAGVGGESAVAE, from the coding sequence GTGTTGTTGCTTGAGGCCCAGGAGTCCTTCTTCCTCGCTCGGCGGTCGCGGAAGGACTCGCCGCACACCACGGCGGCGTACCGGCGGGATCTGGCCGGGATTTCGGCGTTGCTGGCCCAGGGACTGGGCTGCGCTCCCCCGGAGCTGCCGTTGGCGCGGGTGGGCGCCGGGGCGTTGCGGGAGGCGTTCGGGGCGTTCGCGGAGACGCATGCCAAGATGTCGGTGTCGCGGGCTTGGTCGACGTGGAACCAGTTCATGAACTTCTGCGTGGCGGACGGGCTGGTGGCGGGCAACCCGATGGGGGCGGTGGCGCGGCCTCGTCCGGCGCCCGCGATGCCGAAGCCGTTGCGGGGTGAGGACACGCCGGAGCAGCTGTTGTCGGCGGTGGCCTCGGGTGAGCGGAAGTCGCGGGACCCGTGGCCGGAGCGGGACCTCCTCGTGGTGGGTTTGGGGCTGGTCACGGGGCTGCGGTCGGCGGAGATGCGGGCGTTGCTGGTCTCGAGCGTGGTGGGGCGGCCGGGTGAGCAGCGGTTGCACGTGCGGGGCAAGGGCAGCCGGGAGCGGTCGATCCCGATCTCGGGGCCGATGGAGGCGGTGCTGGCGCGGTACCTGGCCTCGTGCCGGTCGCGGTTCCCGCACCTGCGGTTCGGGCGGGAGTCGGCGTTGGTGCTGGACCTGCGGGGTGAGCCGATCGGGCGGGGGGCGTTGCAGTATCTGGTGAGCTGTTGTTATCGGGCGGCGGGAATTCACGACCGGGTGCCGACGGGGGCGAACCTGCACGCGTTGCGGCACACGTTCGCGACGCGGTTGGCCGAGGACGGGGCGAATGCGGCTGAGATCATGGCGTTGTTGGGGCATGCGAACCTGAATACGAGCCAGAACTACATCGAGGCGACGGGGCGGGAACAGCGGGCGGCGGCGGTGGGCAATCGCACGTATCGCGCGTTGGCGGAGGCGGCCGGGGTGGGTGGCGAGAGCGCCGTGGCGGAGTGA
- a CDS encoding epoxide hydrolase family protein, whose protein sequence is MSEIKPFRIDIPQSQLDDLNTRLDLTRWPEELPGVGWDYGIPLGYVRELAEYWRHQYDWRAQEERLNSHPQFTTEIDGQNVHFLHVRSPEPDAFPLIMTHGWPGSVVEFLDVIGPLTDPRAHGDTTSPAFHLVIPSIPGYGFSGPTTSTGWTVRRIADAFAELMRRLGYDRYGAQGGDWGSTISYQLGVQDPEHVHAVHVNMLLSRPDPEVTDLTDEERTRLAGLQHYQDELSGYMKIQSTRPQTLAYGLTDSPVGQLAWIVEKFREWTDSTSVPEDAVDRDRMLTNVMLYWLTATAGSSARLYYESVRNWGKVEPLTRPFGVAVFPHDIAAPVRRLAERANPTLVHWVEFDRGGHFAAMEEPDLLVADVRKFFHSQLEV, encoded by the coding sequence ATGAGCGAGATCAAGCCGTTCCGCATCGACATCCCGCAGTCCCAGCTCGACGACCTCAACACCCGTCTCGACCTGACCCGCTGGCCCGAGGAGCTCCCCGGAGTCGGCTGGGACTACGGCATCCCGCTGGGCTACGTGCGCGAGCTCGCCGAGTACTGGCGCCACCAGTACGACTGGCGCGCCCAGGAGGAACGGCTGAACTCCCACCCGCAGTTCACCACCGAGATCGACGGCCAGAACGTGCACTTCCTGCACGTGCGCTCACCCGAGCCGGACGCCTTCCCCCTGATCATGACCCACGGCTGGCCCGGCTCGGTCGTGGAGTTCCTCGACGTCATCGGCCCGCTCACCGATCCCCGCGCCCACGGCGACACCACCAGCCCCGCCTTCCACCTGGTGATCCCGTCCATCCCCGGCTACGGCTTCTCCGGCCCCACCACCAGCACCGGCTGGACCGTCCGCCGCATCGCCGACGCCTTCGCCGAGCTCATGCGCCGCCTCGGCTACGACCGCTACGGCGCCCAGGGCGGCGACTGGGGCTCCACGATCTCCTACCAGCTCGGCGTCCAGGACCCCGAGCACGTGCACGCCGTGCACGTGAACATGCTCCTCAGCCGCCCCGACCCCGAGGTCACCGACCTCACCGACGAGGAGCGCACCCGCCTGGCCGGGCTCCAGCACTACCAGGACGAGCTCTCCGGCTACATGAAGATCCAGTCCACCCGCCCGCAGACCCTGGCCTACGGCCTCACCGACTCGCCGGTGGGCCAGCTCGCCTGGATCGTGGAGAAGTTCCGCGAGTGGACCGACTCCACCTCCGTGCCCGAGGACGCGGTGGACCGCGACCGCATGCTGACCAACGTGATGCTCTACTGGCTCACCGCCACCGCGGGCTCCTCCGCGCGGCTGTACTACGAGTCGGTGCGCAACTGGGGCAAGGTCGAACCCCTGACCCGACCCTTCGGCGTCGCGGTCTTCCCACACGACATCGCCGCCCCGGTGCGCCGCCTGGCCGAACGCGCCAACCCCACCCTCGTGCACTGGGTCGAGTTCGACCGCGGCGGCCACTTCGCGGCCATGGAGGAGCCTGACCTGTTGGTGGCGGATGTGCGGAAATTCTTCCACTCACAGCTCGAAGTGTGA
- a CDS encoding SRPBCC family protein, protein MADIITGARVEVELTVPAAPAEFWRVVSDVTRIGEFSPECVGASWLGSGTPAPGARFTGRNDFGDGVGEAVCEVTESVPGEVFAWVVLDQHDDPRSPGSLWRYELAPAPGGGTRVRHTFEHGPGDSGVRHFLPEDPQEATEFVQGRWVQLREHMTQTIEAMARREPDGVS, encoded by the coding sequence GTGGCGGACATCATCACCGGCGCCCGGGTCGAGGTGGAGCTGACCGTGCCCGCAGCACCGGCGGAGTTCTGGCGGGTGGTCAGCGACGTGACACGGATCGGCGAGTTCAGCCCGGAGTGCGTCGGCGCGTCCTGGCTGGGCTCCGGCACCCCGGCCCCGGGCGCACGGTTCACCGGCCGCAACGACTTCGGGGACGGCGTCGGCGAGGCGGTGTGCGAGGTGACCGAGTCCGTGCCGGGCGAGGTGTTCGCGTGGGTGGTCCTGGACCAGCACGACGACCCACGCTCCCCCGGCTCGCTCTGGCGGTACGAGCTGGCGCCCGCGCCCGGTGGCGGGACGCGGGTGCGGCACACCTTCGAGCACGGTCCGGGCGACTCGGGTGTTCGGCACTTCCTACCCGAGGACCCACAGGAGGCGACGGAGTTCGTGCAGGGCCGGTGGGTGCAGCTGCGTGAGCACATGACGCAGACGATCGAGGCCATGGCGCGGCGGGAACCTGACGGCGTCAGCTGA
- a CDS encoding GH92 family glycosyl hydrolase — MKGPRHAVIGALAAITLLATAIPAVAAPDDQLITDPTRLVDPMIGTGKGGPVVGEINTFPGPTAPFGMIQWSPDNGNYAGYNYHAGPIRGFSLTHASVGCSAFGDIPILPVAGALGTTPWNRTEKFSHSTETAEVGHYGVTLADSGIRAELTATTRAGLGTFTYPSGTPAHVLVKTGASLAGNSAATVTLTAPDEITGSATSGRFCGEGGNSYTVHFALKFDRPYTAHGTWDSTTLTPGGTSANHPKSGAYLTFDTTADRTLRAKVALSYVSTDGARANLSEIPGWNPTPVRTATREQWRQALRRIRVGGGTDAHRRTFYTALYHSLIHPNTFNDVDGRYIGFDGKIHQVEQGRTHYANFSDWDTYRCLAPLHGWLYPDRAADMAQSLVLAAEQGGWLPRWPMANGYTSVMNGDNSVPLLVNLHAYGATAFDTRTALRYMLKGATKAEPVQWGYVERQGIEDYQKLGYVPNDRALVGHVRKGASQTLEYAVDDFTISRFARTLGDTTTAAAFAKRGEYWRNLFDPNTGYLRPKDSLGKFPEGPGFVPPPPGQFGQDGFEEGNAAQYRWFVPHNIAGLVRELGGNTAAQPLMDEFFKKVNVGPNEPHQWSGNEVDFSTPWLYNYVGQPWKTQAVIRRIQNELFAPHPDGLPGNDDLGAQSSWYVWSALGLYPVTPGTSDLSVHTPLFPRIDITPPNGRGVRITAPGAGNTKPYLDSLRLNGAPWPKTWLPQNLVHTGGTLDFTVRATPNTTWATTPDAAPPSYP, encoded by the coding sequence GTGAAAGGCCCACGCCACGCCGTCATCGGCGCACTCGCCGCCATCACCCTGCTGGCCACCGCGATACCCGCCGTCGCCGCACCCGACGACCAGCTCATCACTGACCCCACCCGCCTGGTCGACCCCATGATCGGCACCGGCAAGGGCGGCCCCGTGGTCGGCGAGATCAACACCTTCCCCGGCCCCACCGCGCCCTTCGGCATGATCCAGTGGAGCCCCGACAACGGCAACTACGCCGGCTACAACTACCACGCGGGCCCCATCCGCGGCTTCAGCCTCACCCACGCCTCCGTCGGCTGCAGCGCCTTCGGCGACATCCCCATCCTCCCCGTCGCCGGAGCCCTCGGCACCACCCCCTGGAACCGCACCGAGAAGTTCTCCCACAGCACCGAAACCGCCGAGGTCGGCCACTACGGCGTCACCCTCGCCGACTCCGGCATCCGCGCCGAGCTCACCGCCACCACCCGCGCCGGACTCGGCACCTTCACCTACCCCAGCGGCACCCCCGCCCACGTCCTGGTCAAAACCGGCGCCAGCCTCGCGGGCAACAGCGCCGCCACCGTCACCCTGACCGCCCCCGACGAGATCACCGGCTCCGCCACCAGCGGCCGCTTCTGCGGCGAAGGCGGCAACTCCTACACCGTCCACTTCGCCCTCAAGTTCGACCGCCCCTACACCGCCCACGGCACCTGGGACAGCACCACGCTCACCCCCGGCGGCACCAGCGCCAACCACCCCAAGTCCGGTGCCTACCTCACCTTCGACACCACCGCCGACCGCACCCTGCGCGCCAAGGTCGCCCTCTCCTACGTCAGCACCGACGGCGCCCGCGCCAACCTCAGCGAAATCCCCGGCTGGAACCCCACCCCCGTGCGCACCGCCACCCGTGAACAGTGGCGCCAGGCCCTGCGCCGCATCCGCGTCGGCGGCGGCACCGACGCCCACCGCCGCACCTTCTACACCGCCCTCTACCACTCACTCATCCACCCCAACACCTTCAACGACGTCGACGGCCGCTACATCGGCTTCGACGGCAAGATCCACCAGGTGGAACAGGGGAGGACCCACTACGCCAACTTCTCCGACTGGGACACCTACCGCTGCCTCGCCCCCCTGCACGGCTGGCTCTACCCCGACCGCGCCGCCGACATGGCCCAAAGCCTCGTCCTGGCCGCAGAACAGGGCGGCTGGCTCCCGCGCTGGCCCATGGCCAACGGCTACACCAGCGTCATGAACGGCGACAACAGCGTCCCGCTCCTGGTCAACCTGCACGCCTACGGCGCCACCGCCTTCGACACCCGCACCGCCCTGCGGTACATGCTCAAGGGCGCCACCAAGGCCGAACCCGTCCAGTGGGGCTACGTCGAACGCCAAGGCATCGAGGACTACCAGAAACTCGGCTACGTCCCCAACGACCGCGCCCTCGTCGGCCACGTCCGCAAGGGCGCCTCCCAAACCCTCGAGTACGCCGTCGACGACTTCACCATCTCCCGCTTCGCCCGCACCCTCGGCGACACCACCACCGCGGCGGCCTTCGCCAAACGAGGGGAGTACTGGCGCAACCTCTTCGACCCGAACACCGGCTACCTCCGCCCCAAGGACAGCTTGGGCAAGTTCCCCGAAGGCCCCGGCTTCGTCCCACCCCCGCCCGGCCAGTTCGGCCAGGACGGCTTCGAGGAGGGCAACGCCGCCCAGTACCGCTGGTTCGTCCCGCACAACATCGCCGGACTCGTCCGCGAGCTCGGCGGCAACACCGCCGCCCAACCCCTCATGGACGAGTTCTTCAAAAAGGTCAACGTCGGCCCCAACGAGCCCCACCAGTGGTCCGGCAACGAGGTCGACTTCTCCACCCCTTGGCTCTACAACTACGTCGGCCAGCCCTGGAAGACCCAGGCCGTCATCCGCCGCATCCAGAACGAGCTCTTCGCCCCCCACCCCGACGGCCTGCCCGGCAACGACGACCTCGGCGCCCAGTCCTCCTGGTACGTCTGGTCCGCCCTCGGCCTCTACCCGGTCACCCCCGGCACCAGCGACCTGTCCGTGCACACCCCGCTGTTCCCCAGGATCGACATCACACCCCCCAACGGCAGGGGAGTGCGCATCACCGCCCCCGGCGCGGGCAACACCAAGCCCTACCTCGACAGCCTCCGCCTCAACGGCGCCCCCTGGCCCAAGACCTGGCTGCCGCAGAACCTCGTCCACACCGGCGGCACCCTCGACTTCACCGTCCGCGCCACCCCGAACACCACCTGGGCGACCACCCCCGACGCGGCCCCGCCCTCATACCCATAA
- a CDS encoding anthrone oxygenase family protein — protein MTTTLAAFAEASTAILTGLFFTFSVVVMPALARRPPGEAAAVMIQINRTIQNPLFLSVFLGAPIAAVVLAVLRDLAVPSTVAAGAVVVGSLALTMGVNVPMNNALDASDPATEEGRVLWAGYLRRWTGWNHVRAVACLTASVLYAV, from the coding sequence ATGACCACCACGCTCGCCGCGTTCGCCGAGGCCAGCACCGCGATCCTGACCGGGCTGTTCTTCACCTTCTCGGTGGTGGTGATGCCCGCGCTGGCCCGGCGGCCGCCGGGGGAGGCGGCGGCGGTGATGATCCAGATCAACCGGACGATCCAGAACCCGCTGTTCCTGTCGGTCTTCCTGGGCGCGCCGATCGCCGCGGTGGTGCTGGCGGTGCTGCGGGACCTCGCGGTGCCGTCGACGGTCGCGGCCGGGGCAGTGGTGGTGGGGAGCCTGGCACTGACGATGGGGGTGAACGTGCCGATGAACAACGCGCTGGACGCCTCGGACCCGGCGACGGAGGAGGGACGCGTGCTGTGGGCGGGGTATCTGCGGCGGTGGACGGGGTGGAACCACGTGCGCGCGGTGGCCTGCCTGACGGCGAGCGTTCTGTATGCCGTCTGA
- a CDS encoding ArsR/SmtB family transcription factor, with amino-acid sequence MPATFEVLAEPTRRRILDLLLERPRLVGELTEHLGLTQPGTSKHLRVLREAGLVHVRPDAQRRWYELRPEPLAEIDEWIAPYRKLWQQRLNALESHLDTMPEEQDTP; translated from the coding sequence GTGCCCGCGACCTTCGAAGTACTCGCCGAACCGACCCGCCGTCGCATCCTCGACCTGCTGCTGGAGCGGCCGCGCCTGGTCGGGGAGCTCACCGAGCACCTCGGCCTCACCCAGCCCGGCACGTCCAAGCACCTGCGGGTGCTGCGGGAGGCGGGTCTGGTGCACGTGCGGCCGGACGCGCAGCGGCGCTGGTACGAGCTGCGCCCGGAGCCGCTGGCCGAGATCGACGAGTGGATCGCCCCCTACCGCAAGCTGTGGCAGCAGCGCCTGAACGCGTTGGAGAGCCACCTCGACACGATGCCCGAGGAGCAGGACACCCCATGA
- a CDS encoding GNAT family N-acetyltransferase — translation MTDLVIRSIVAGEEPLVAALPDPAVVGRARFGQDYLGAALAGDYRPEWTWVAERGGVVVARAVWWGGAEDAEPRLLDWFDFTDAEAAVELLRTAPLRGEFELRLPPGWRQDPVARAAGEARIAVAERAGMRVLVERFRYRWTPACGLPERPGRLVFRPTPDEDAVLAAFRLIHQGSLDAHARLRIEEDGLEAAALEELEYLKWLPSSRERWLLAYTPGGELVGLTVPGHTPSDPVIGYIGVVPAQRGHGYAYDLLAEATHVHAEDGVDRVVAATDQTNTPMAATFARAGYPVEMERVDLV, via the coding sequence ATGACCGATCTGGTCATTCGTTCGATCGTGGCTGGCGAGGAACCGCTGGTCGCCGCGCTGCCGGACCCCGCTGTGGTGGGCCGGGCGCGTTTTGGGCAGGACTACCTGGGCGCGGCGCTGGCTGGTGACTACCGGCCGGAGTGGACGTGGGTCGCCGAGCGCGGTGGTGTCGTCGTCGCACGGGCGGTGTGGTGGGGCGGCGCGGAGGATGCGGAGCCCCGGCTCCTGGACTGGTTCGACTTCACCGACGCGGAGGCCGCGGTGGAGTTGTTGCGAACCGCTCCCCTGCGTGGCGAGTTCGAGCTGCGCCTGCCGCCGGGCTGGCGGCAGGACCCGGTGGCGCGGGCGGCGGGTGAGGCTCGGATCGCGGTGGCGGAGCGGGCTGGCATGCGGGTGCTGGTGGAGCGGTTCCGGTATCGGTGGACACCCGCGTGCGGGCTGCCGGAGCGGCCGGGCCGTTTGGTGTTCCGGCCGACGCCGGACGAGGACGCGGTGTTGGCCGCTTTCCGGTTGATCCACCAGGGCAGCCTGGACGCGCACGCGCGGTTGCGGATCGAGGAGGACGGTCTGGAGGCAGCGGCGCTGGAGGAGCTGGAGTACCTGAAGTGGCTGCCGAGCTCGCGGGAGCGGTGGCTGCTGGCCTACACGCCCGGGGGTGAGCTGGTGGGGCTGACGGTGCCGGGGCACACGCCGTCGGACCCGGTGATCGGCTACATCGGGGTGGTGCCCGCGCAGCGTGGGCATGGCTATGCCTACGACCTGCTGGCCGAGGCCACGCACGTGCACGCCGAGGACGGCGTGGACCGGGTTGTGGCGGCCACGGACCAGACGAACACGCCCATGGCGGCCACGTTCGCGCGGGCGGGGTACCCGGTGGAGATGGAGCGGGTGGACCTGGTGTGA